CTGCCGATCGACGACTTCCTCGGCTCCTGCGCCGCGCTCGTCAAGCAGGATGTGAACTGGGTGCCCTCCCGCCGCGAGTACACGCTGTATCTGCGTCCGTTCATGTTCGCCTCCGAACCCTTCCTTGGCGTGCGTGCCCCGCACGAGGTGGACTACTGCGTGATCGCCAGCCCCTCCGGCCCGTACTTCCCGGGCGGCGTCAAGCCCGTGAGCATCTGGGTGGAGGACAAGTGGTTCCGCACCGGCCCCGGCGGCACCGGCTTCGCCAAGTGCGGCGGCAACTACGCCGCCTCCCTGCTCGGCGAGTACAAGGGCATCGAGAACGGCTGCGAGCAGGTGTGCTTCGTGGACGCCGCCACCAAGACCTATCTTGAGGAGCTGGGCGGCATGAACATGATGGTCGTCCACAAGGACGGCCATGTGGAGACCCCGTCGCTGACCGGCAACATCCTGCCCGGCGTGACCCGCCGTTCCCTGATCCAGCTCATGCAGGACCATGGCCGCGACGTGGTCGAGACGATGATTCCGCTGGAGCAGCTGCTCGAGGACATCAAGTCCGGCGAGGTGACCGAGGTGTTCGCCTGCGGCACCGCCGCCATCATCACCCCGATCGGCCGCTTCAAGTCCGACAAGTTCGACGTGACCGTAGGCAACGGCGAATCCGGCGAGCTGACCGTGAATCTGCGCAACGAGCTGCTCGGCATCCAGCTTGGCGAGATCGACGATCCGCACAACTGGATGTGGAAGGTCTGCTGACCTGCGACCCAACCTTATGCGAGGGCTTCCGTTCCGGACGGAAGCCCTCTTTTCGTCTCGTGGAAAACGCGGCGCGCCTGAAGGTGGGGGAGCATGGGGTTTGTTATATTGAGGGGCGGCGAAAAGGAGATCTGCGATGGAAGTGGCGCTGGAAAGCAATGCGTTTATACTGGGCATCGAATATATGGCCATCTTCTGTTGCGGCATGGTCGGGGGATTGTCGGCCGTGCGCAAGGACTATGATCTCTTCGCCATCGTCATCACCGCGTGGCTGACCGCGCTCGGAGGCGGCATCATCCGCGATGTGATGCTTGACGTGCCTCCTGTGGGCATCACCGACAAAGGCTTCGTGCTCACCGCGCTGGCGTCCGGCATCGCGGTGGCGGTGATCCACCCGGAAGTCGACAAGCTCAAATGGCCGATGCTGACCATCGACGCGCTGGCCGTCGCGTTGTTCGCCGTGAACGGCACGGCCAAGGCCATGGGATTGGGATCGTCGGGCATGACCGCCGCGTTCATGGGCATGTTCACCGCGTTGGGCGGCGGGTTGGTGCGCGACATGCTGATCAACGAGGTCCCGATGGTGATCCGCGACAAGCACTGGTACGCGGTACCGTCGGCGGTGGGCTGCCTGCTGACCGTTTTCGTATGCAAGGCGCTGAACGCTGGCTGGATCAATCTTGAATGGGAGATGGCGTTGGAGCTCGCGATCGTAGCGGTGGTGGTGATTATGCGGCTGCTGTCGGTGAAATTCAATCTCACGGTGCCGGGCGCGGTCGAGCGTCGGCATGTGTATCTGTAGACGACCGTCGCACGGACTTGCCCCTCGATCTCACCTGTGAGACCCTTTTGTGCAGCTCAAACGCACATGATATTCGATACTTCGTTGGGATTCCGCCAAAATCACGATGTGCGGCCATGTGCGCATCCGTAAGAAAAAGTCGCACGGAGCAGTGCGACGACCTGCTCCGTGCGACCCCAAGATATGAAAAAACCGCACCCCGAACGGGGTGCGGTTTTTTCATATCTCACAGCGCGTTGATGGCGACGGCGAGACCGGACTTGCGGTTGGCGGCCTGGTTCTTGTGAATCACGCCAGCGCCGGCGGCCTTGTCGAGCTTCTGAGCGGCGACCTTGTAGGCGGCCTCAGCGGCGGCCTTATCGCCGGCGGCGATGGCCTCGCGGGTGGCGCGGATGGCGGTCTTAAGACCGGACTTCACGGCCACATTGCGCTTGTGCGCCTTCTCGTTGGTCAGTACGCGCTTCTTCTGCGACTTGATGTTTGCCAATGTAACTCCAAACGACGTTTGCTATACGGACATACAAAACAGAGATGATAGCACGCAAGCCGGATAATCTCACGCATCCGGCCGCGACACGCGCATAGCCCGCGCACACGCGCGGGATACGGCGGACGGGGGAGTTCGCTAGTATGGACTGAGTTTTGTCTTGCGCCAGCTAGAAGGAGTGTTTGGTGGTCGATCAGCATAACCAGCCGGGGTTCACGGATCAGTCGGTGATTCGCAACTTCTGCATCATCGCGCATATCGACCATGGCAAGTCCACCGTGGCCGACCGTATCCTGCAGCTGAGCGGCATCGTGCCCGAACGTGAGATGCGCGACCGCTTCCTCGACCGCATGGATATCGAGCAGGAGCGCGGCATCACCATCAAATCGCAGGCCGTGCGCGTGCCGTGGACCTTCGACGGCGTCGAATACACGCTGGGTATGATCGACACCCCCGGCCATGTGGATTTCACCTATGAGGTATCGCGCGCGCTGGCCGCCTGCGAGGGCGCGGTGCTGCTCGTCGACGCCACGCAGGGCATCGAGGCCCAGACCCTGAGCAACCTGTATATGGCCATCGACCATGATCTGGCCATCATTCCGGTGCTTAACAAAATCGATCTGCCAAGCGCCGAACCCGACAAGCACGCCGAGGAGATCGCCGGTCTGATCGGCTGCGAGCCGGGCGATGTGCTGCGCGTCTCCGGCAAAACCGGCGAAGGAGTCTCCGATCTGCTCGATCAGATCGTCATGGACGTGCCCGCACCGAACGGAGACCCGGACGCGCCCGCCCGAGCGCTGATCTTCGATTCGGTCTATGACTCCTACCGCGGCATCGTCACCTATCTGCGTATGGTCGACGGCGAGCTGCGCAGCCGCGAGAAGCTGCATATGATGGGCATCGGCATGACGCACGACCCCATCGAGATCGGCGTGATTAGCCCCGACATGACCCCCACCAAGGCGTTGGGCGCCGGCGAGGTCGGCTATGTGATCACCGGAGCGAAGGACGTGAGCCAGTCCAAGGTGGGCGACACGATCACCTCCGCGATCAAGCCCGCCACCGAACCGTTGGACGGCTACCGCGATCCCAAGCCGATGGTGTACTCCGGCCTGTTCCCGATCGACAACGCGCAGTTCCCCGAATTGCGCGACGCGCTCGACAAGCTCAAGCTCAACGACGCGGCGCTCGTCTACACGCCGGAGACTTCCGTGGCGTTGGGATTCGGCTTCCGCTGCGGCTTCCTGGGACTGCTGCATATGGAGATCGTCTCCGAGCGCTTGAGCCGCGAATTCGGCCTCGACCTGATCCAGACAGCACCGAACGTGACCTACGAGGTGACCGCGGAGGACGGCACCGAATTCCATGTGACCAATCCGAGTGAGTTCCCCGACGGCAAGATCAAGCGCATCGTCGAGCCGATGGTGGCGGCCGACATCATCACGCCTAAGGAGTTCATCGGCGCGGTGATGGACCTGTGCCAGGAGAACCGCGGCATCATGGGCACGATGGAATATATCTCCACCGACCGAGTGGAGATGCACTACCGTATGCCGCTGGCCGAAATCGTGTTCGACTTCTTCGACCAGCTGAAAAGCCGTACCAAGGGCTACGCCTCGCTCGACTACCATGAGGATGGCGAGCAGAGCGCCGACCTGGTCAAGGTGGATATCCTCATCCAGGGCGAGAAGGTGGACGCGTTCAGCGCCATCGTGCACCGCGACAAGGCATACAGCTACGGCGTGATGATGACGAAGAAGCTGCGCGAGCTCATTCCCCGACAGCAGTTCGAGATTCCGATCCAGGCCGCGATCGGCTCGCGCATCATCGCGCGCGAGAACATCCGCGCCCTGCGCAAGGATGTGCTCGCCAAATGCTACGGCGGCGACATCACCCGTAAGCGCAAGCTGCTCGAGAAGCAGAAGGCCGGCAAGAAGCGCATGAAGATGCTCGGCCATGTGGAGGTGCCGCAGGAGGCGTTCATCGCCGCCCTGTCCACCGGCGATTCCGGCAATGACCGCGACACCAAGGACAAGATCCGCGCCGCCCAGAAAACCGAAGGATGACGGGCGTCCTGTAACATCCGTCATCCCGAGCGCAGTCGAGGGATCCCAAATCGAGACGGCCGTCGGAACGGTCGGACAGCGTCATCCCGAGCGCAGTCGAGGGATCCCAACGCCACGAGATGCTTCGACTGCGCCTGCGGCTCCGCTCAGCATGACGGCAAAGCATCCGTCGCGCACGTATGAAAGGCATATCATGACCTACGGAGTGTATGTGCATGTGCCGTTCTGCTTAAGGCGCTGCGGATACTGCGATTTCAACACGTATACGGCCTTTGATCTGGGTGGGGGCGCCTCACGCGGCAACTACGCGACCATGGTGGTGCGCGAGATGCGTCTGGTGCGCGACTGGCAGCTCGCGCACGGCATCGAAGAACCCGAAGCTAGCACCGTGTTCTTCGGGGGAGGCACGCCCACCATCCTGCCGGCGTCCGATCTGATCGCCATGCTGGACGCGGTCCGAGACGTCTGGGGGTTGGAACCCGATGCGGAAATCACCACCGAGGCGAATCCCGACACCGTGGATGCCGACTATATCCGTGAGCTCGCGGATGGAGGGTTCACCCGTATCTCCTTCGGCATGCAGTCGGCGGTGCCGCATGTGCTGAAAACCTTGGACCGCACGCATACGCCCGCCAACGTGGAGGCCGGCGTGCGCGCGGCCGAACGGGCTGGGCTGCGCTCCAGCGTCGACCTGATCTACGGAGCGCCGGGGGAGAGCCTCGACGACTGGCGGGAATCCGTACGCACCGCCATCGATCTGGGAGTGGACCACATCTCCGCCTACGCGCTCACCGTGGAGCCGACCACCAGGATGGGCCGTCAGATCGCCGCGGGAATCCTGCCCAAACCCGATGACGACGACGAGGCGGCGAAATACGAAATCGCCGACGAGCTGTTCACCGCCGCCGGACTGCGCTGGTACGAGGTGTCGAACTGGGCCCGACCTGGCTTCGAAAGCCGCCATAACCTCGGATATTGGCGCAACGTCGATTGGGCGGGGCTGGGACCGGGCGCGCACAGCCACTATTCGCTCGACGGCAACGATATGCGCGCCTGGGACATCACGCATCCGAAACTGTGGGGGCAATCCATCGCCGATGGCACAGTGCCATGGGCAGGAAGCGAAACCATATCCGCCCAGGAGCATCTTGAAGAGGTGATCATGCTGGGCGTGCGCCTGCGCGAGGGATTGGCCATCGCCGACGTCGAGCGCGCGGCCGGACATGCGATTCCACGCGAACGCTTCGACGGATTGCGCCAAGCCGGACTGATCGACGTGGCGGACGACAGCATCGTTCCCACGCTTCGGGGCCGTCTGCTCAACGACACCATCATCGAACAGCTTTTCGACCTGCTCGGCTGAAGCCGTACCAACGCTCCGCACGTCATCCTGAGCGAAGCGATTTTTTCCGTCATCCGAGAAGCGGTTCATCTTTCCTCCGTCATCCCGAGCGGAGCGCAGAGCGCGCAGTCGAGGGATCTCGTTTGGTTGAGTCGGGAGTATGAGATTCTTCGACTCCGCTGCGCTCCGCTCAGAATGACGGGAAAAGAGGGTGTTGCTTGGTCTGGCGCGAATGCCGAAAAAAGGGTATTGACTTTTTTCGATATTCGGTATATGGGACACGTAACATAAATGACGCAAGCCGGCGCTACCCTATAAAAGCTTTACCCAAAGAACCGCAGGACCTTCGGGCTCTGCCAAAACGACAATGAAGGTGGTTTCGGTGACTTTCCACGCCCCGCTTGATCTCACGGTCCATAAATCCCAAGGCATGTACGACCCTGGGGCCGAGCATGACGCCTGCGGCGTCGGTATG
Above is a window of Bifidobacterium eulemuris DNA encoding:
- a CDS encoding branched-chain amino acid aminotransferase → MTENTHHDPAALSKLAEAFTVLPNDNPASDAKRAELIDKPAFGQLFSDNMAHMSWTKGEGWSDRRIEPYAPLKMDPGASVLHYAQECFEGLKAYRHADGSTWLFRPDANAERFQNSAKRMYLPELPIDDFLGSCAALVKQDVNWVPSRREYTLYLRPFMFASEPFLGVRAPHEVDYCVIASPSGPYFPGGVKPVSIWVEDKWFRTGPGGTGFAKCGGNYAASLLGEYKGIENGCEQVCFVDAATKTYLEELGGMNMMVVHKDGHVETPSLTGNILPGVTRRSLIQLMQDHGRDVVETMIPLEQLLEDIKSGEVTEVFACGTAAIITPIGRFKSDKFDVTVGNGESGELTVNLRNELLGIQLGEIDDPHNWMWKVC
- a CDS encoding trimeric intracellular cation channel family protein translates to MEVALESNAFILGIEYMAIFCCGMVGGLSAVRKDYDLFAIVITAWLTALGGGIIRDVMLDVPPVGITDKGFVLTALASGIAVAVIHPEVDKLKWPMLTIDALAVALFAVNGTAKAMGLGSSGMTAAFMGMFTALGGGLVRDMLINEVPMVIRDKHWYAVPSAVGCLLTVFVCKALNAGWINLEWEMALELAIVAVVVIMRLLSVKFNLTVPGAVERRHVYL
- the rpsT gene encoding 30S ribosomal protein S20; this translates as MANIKSQKKRVLTNEKAHKRNVAVKSGLKTAIRATREAIAAGDKAAAEAAYKVAAQKLDKAAGAGVIHKNQAANRKSGLAVAINAL
- the lepA gene encoding translation elongation factor 4 translates to MVDQHNQPGFTDQSVIRNFCIIAHIDHGKSTVADRILQLSGIVPEREMRDRFLDRMDIEQERGITIKSQAVRVPWTFDGVEYTLGMIDTPGHVDFTYEVSRALAACEGAVLLVDATQGIEAQTLSNLYMAIDHDLAIIPVLNKIDLPSAEPDKHAEEIAGLIGCEPGDVLRVSGKTGEGVSDLLDQIVMDVPAPNGDPDAPARALIFDSVYDSYRGIVTYLRMVDGELRSREKLHMMGIGMTHDPIEIGVISPDMTPTKALGAGEVGYVITGAKDVSQSKVGDTITSAIKPATEPLDGYRDPKPMVYSGLFPIDNAQFPELRDALDKLKLNDAALVYTPETSVALGFGFRCGFLGLLHMEIVSERLSREFGLDLIQTAPNVTYEVTAEDGTEFHVTNPSEFPDGKIKRIVEPMVAADIITPKEFIGAVMDLCQENRGIMGTMEYISTDRVEMHYRMPLAEIVFDFFDQLKSRTKGYASLDYHEDGEQSADLVKVDILIQGEKVDAFSAIVHRDKAYSYGVMMTKKLRELIPRQQFEIPIQAAIGSRIIARENIRALRKDVLAKCYGGDITRKRKLLEKQKAGKKRMKMLGHVEVPQEAFIAALSTGDSGNDRDTKDKIRAAQKTEG
- the hemW gene encoding radical SAM family heme chaperone HemW, with protein sequence MTYGVYVHVPFCLRRCGYCDFNTYTAFDLGGGASRGNYATMVVREMRLVRDWQLAHGIEEPEASTVFFGGGTPTILPASDLIAMLDAVRDVWGLEPDAEITTEANPDTVDADYIRELADGGFTRISFGMQSAVPHVLKTLDRTHTPANVEAGVRAAERAGLRSSVDLIYGAPGESLDDWRESVRTAIDLGVDHISAYALTVEPTTRMGRQIAAGILPKPDDDDEAAKYEIADELFTAAGLRWYEVSNWARPGFESRHNLGYWRNVDWAGLGPGAHSHYSLDGNDMRAWDITHPKLWGQSIADGTVPWAGSETISAQEHLEEVIMLGVRLREGLAIADVERAAGHAIPRERFDGLRQAGLIDVADDSIVPTLRGRLLNDTIIEQLFDLLG